One window from the genome of Aricia agestis chromosome 6, ilAriAges1.1, whole genome shotgun sequence encodes:
- the LOC121728290 gene encoding BRCA1-associated protein — protein sequence MSVSLCVLRIEIDEDIPEMENNPTETESAKEQKKKDRGARESKTIVVETYASVLSGPNTEKGILPTSSQKSGIDKKSKKSADDGETIGFFCGNPLVEVTKGVLHLYKENELKEDSEAKTLCLLSVPGSLGASDLLAFAAACQQDIAHVRVLRDGSPDHYMALLTFRTSAAAREFHTAFDGAPYSSLEPGALCHTAWVSRVEWAAGGEAPPAHTELPTCPVCLERMDESVAGVLSVQCAHAFHAECLARWASARCPVCRCTQTPEPRERATCLHCDSDAAGDNDGDESRDNISGVAEGLPDSVEPSSLWICLICGHVGCGRYEKGHAAKHFLASNHTYALQLGSNRVWDYAGDKWVHRLVQNKADGKLVAAEGAAGADKQLEFTYLLTQQLDAQRAHYDDRIAMIISERSAECEALLERATAAESEVATLRRRITALENDNKALDKRQQQLNAKVATLQSALSEERGLGAALANNHKQWQKSAQKREEALTKEMSELREQLRDVMFFVEARGQLEQAAPAAELETASVTVQPPPKPRRRRAKKI from the exons atgtCTGTTTCACTGTGCGTTTTGCGTATAGAAATCGACGAAGATATACCAGAGATGGAAAACAACCCAACTGAAACTG AATCTGCCAAGGAGCAGAAGAAGAAAGACAGAGGTGCTCGAGAATCTAAGACCATTGTTGTGGAGACCTATGCCAGTGTTTTATCTGGCCCTAATACAGAAAAGGGCATCCTCCCCACCAGCTCACAAAAATCGGGCATTGATAAGAAGTCTAAGAAATCAGCAGATGACGGTGAAACCATAGGATTCTTCTGTGGCAACCCTCTGGTTGAGGTTACCAAGGGTGTTTTACACTTGTACAAAGAAAA TGAACTGAAAGAAGACTCCGAGGCAAAGACACTGTGTCTCCTGTCGGTACCTGGATCCTTGGGCGCCTCAGACTTGCTAGCATTTGCTGCTGCATGCCAACAAGATATTGCACATGTGAGAGTGCTGCGAGATGGATCCCCAGACCACTACATGGCACTGCTTAC GTTCCGCACTAGCGCCGCAGCTCGGGAGTTCCACACGGCGTTCGACGGTGCCCCATACAGCAGCCTCGAGCCGGGCGCGCTCTGCCACACCGCTTGGGTCTCGCGCGTGGAGTGGGCGGCGGGGGGCGAGGCGCCGCCCGCGCATACCGAGCTGCCCACGTGCCCAGTCTGTCTGGAGCGTATGGACGAGAGTGTGGCAG GTGTGCTGAGCGTACAATGCGCGCACGCGTTCCACGCCGAGTGTCTAGCGCGTTGGGCGAGCGCGCGCTGCCCCGTGTGTCGCTGCACACAGACGCCGGAGCCCCGCGAGCGAGCCACGTGCTTGCACTGCGATTCCGATGCCGCAG GTGACAACGACGGTGACGAAAGTCGTGACAACATCAGTGGTGTGGCGGAAGGTTTGCCGGACAGCGTGGAGCCAAGTTCATTGTGGATCTGTCTCATATGCGGTCATGTGGGATGTGGCAG atatGAAAAAGGTCACGCCGCTAAACATTTCCTTGCGTCAAACCACACGTACGCATTGCAGTTGGGATCTAACCGAGTGTGGGATTATGCAG GTGACAAATGGGTGCATCGGCTAGTACAGAACAAGGCGGACGGCAAGCTGGTGGCGGCGGagggcgcggcgggcgcggacAAGCAGCTGGAGTTCACGTACCTGCTTACACAGCAGCTGGACGCCCAGCGCGCGCACTACGACGACCGCATCGCcat GATAATATCGGAGCGGTCCGCGGAGTGCGAGGCGTTGCTCGAGCGCGCGACAGCCGCGGAGAGCGAAGTGGCGACGCTGCGCAGACGCATCACGGCGCTCGAAAACGACAACAAAGCGTTGGATAAACGGCAGCAGCAACTCAACGCTAA AGTGGCAACACTTCAGAGCGCGTTGTCAGAGGAGCGGGGTCTCGGCGCCGCTCTAGCGAACAACCACAAGCAGTGGCAGAAAAGCGCCCAAAAACGAGAGGAGGCTCTTACTAAAGAG ATGTCGGAGCTGCGGGAACAGCTGCGCGACGTGATGTTCTTCGTGGAGGCGCGCGGGCAGCTGGAGCAGGCGGCCCCCGCGGCGGAGCTGGAAACCGCCTCTGTCACCGTGCAGCCGCCGCCCAAACCGCGACGACGACGCGCCAAGAAGATATAA